A genome region from Atribacterota bacterium includes the following:
- the lexA gene encoding transcriptional repressor LexA translates to MILQKETLTKKQKTALELIRIKIQQTGYPPTVRELCKALGVHSSATAFKYLKILEKKGYIKREKEKTRAIKLMPQTRNLPLVGKVAAGNPLLALQEYTEVIPVPEELAGTEGSFLVRVEGDSMLGDHILDGDYVIVQPQNYADNGDIVIALLNQEEVTVKRLYQNRDKITLKPSNPAYQPIITRDIKILGKVIGIIRKYNGRK, encoded by the coding sequence ATGATATTACAGAAAGAAACGCTTACCAAAAAACAGAAGACAGCTTTAGAACTTATTCGTATTAAGATACAACAGACTGGTTATCCGCCAACAGTTCGGGAATTATGCAAAGCTCTGGGGGTCCATTCCTCTGCCACTGCCTTTAAGTATTTAAAAATTCTAGAAAAGAAAGGCTATATTAAGAGGGAAAAAGAAAAAACAAGGGCTATAAAATTAATGCCCCAGACCCGTAATCTCCCTCTAGTCGGCAAAGTTGCTGCCGGCAATCCCCTACTAGCTTTACAGGAATACACGGAGGTAATTCCGGTACCAGAAGAACTGGCTGGTACAGAAGGGAGCTTTCTGGTTCGAGTGGAGGGAGACAGCATGCTCGGTGACCATATCCTGGATGGAGACTATGTGATAGTCCAGCCCCAGAATTATGCTGATAATGGAGACATTGTTATAGCCCTGCTCAACCAGGAAGAAGTAACTGTCAAAAGATTATACCAGAACAGAGATAAAATAACTCTAAAACCTTCTAACCCAGCATATCAGCCTATTATTACCAGGGATATAAAAATTTTAGGCAAGGTAATTGGGATTATCCGCAAGTATAACGGGAGGAAATAA
- a CDS encoding OsmC family protein, translating to MSKLFKVQATWLGGTQVNSETREFKIFMDKPEEENGTNLGPKPAEVSLQALGSCLIFAYLYATNKLNITIDGLKVNIEGETVPGGWLDEQKNKRPGFKNVQYNIIVNTKHSNEEIEKVHNLALRASPMYDNFIHPINVQGSFSIQ from the coding sequence ATGTCAAAATTATTTAAAGTACAGGCAACCTGGTTAGGAGGAACTCAGGTTAATAGTGAAACGAGGGAATTTAAAATATTTATGGATAAACCAGAAGAAGAAAACGGTACAAATTTAGGACCTAAGCCAGCGGAGGTTTCGCTGCAGGCTTTGGGTAGCTGCCTTATCTTTGCTTATCTTTATGCCACAAATAAATTAAACATCACTATTGATGGCTTAAAAGTAAATATTGAAGGTGAAACAGTCCCTGGAGGTTGGCTTGATGAACAGAAAAATAAAAGACCCGGTTTTAAAAACGTTCAATACAATATCATAGTTAATACAAAACATTCTAACGAAGAAATAGAAAAAGTTCATAACCTGGCCTTAAGGGCTTCACCGATGTATGATAATTTCATCCATCCTATTAATGTTCAAGGTTCTTTTTCTATTCAATAA
- the pgi gene encoding glucose-6-phosphate isomerase, with translation MKKEEGNIVNSYTAWKLLEEHYEKIKKIHLRQLFVEDPQRGEKMVLEDAGIYFDYSKHRITTKTLNLLLQLAEQAGLPDYIEAMFRGERINVTENRAVLHIALRAPREHSLVVDGKDVVVKVHEVLDRMIHFSNQIRSGQWRGFTGKPIRNVLNIGIGGSHLGPEMAYEALRYYSLRDIHFAFISNVDGTDFAEAVNSLDPEETLFIISSKSFATTETMANAYTARTWLLNHLKDSKAISKHFVAVSTNIRQVQEFGIAPENMFVFWDWVGGRYSLCSAIGLSTMIAIGPENFYSLLEGFHQMDEHFHHTPLERNIPVLMALLGIWYNNFFGAQTTTVLPYEQYLKLFPAYLQQLTMESNGKNIDIEGRKVSYQTGPIYWGEVGTKGQHSFYQLIHQGTKLIPCDFITFLTPLHKIGNHHELLISNVYAQAEALAFGKVEEKLREEGVSKELIPYRTFEGNRPSSIIMLNKLTPANLGKLIALYEHTVFTQGVIWKINSFDQWGVELGKILAAKIARELKDPTIPELYHDSSTNQLIRKYWKRKE, from the coding sequence ATGAAAAAGGAAGAAGGAAATATAGTGAATAGTTATACCGCCTGGAAATTATTAGAAGAGCACTATGAAAAGATAAAAAAAATACATCTGCGACAACTCTTTGTTGAGGATCCCCAACGCGGTGAAAAGATGGTATTAGAGGATGCAGGAATATATTTTGACTATTCCAAACACAGGATAACCACTAAAACTTTAAATTTACTGTTGCAATTAGCAGAACAAGCGGGTTTGCCTGATTATATTGAGGCTATGTTTCGGGGGGAAAGAATTAATGTCACGGAAAATAGAGCTGTTTTACATATAGCCTTACGTGCACCCAGAGAACATTCTCTTGTGGTTGATGGTAAAGATGTTGTAGTTAAGGTTCATGAAGTATTAGATAGAATGATACACTTTTCCAATCAGATTCGTAGCGGGCAATGGAGAGGATTTACCGGGAAGCCTATCAGAAATGTGCTTAATATCGGAATTGGAGGGTCTCATCTGGGTCCGGAAATGGCTTACGAAGCCTTACGTTATTACAGTTTACGTGATATACACTTCGCTTTTATCTCCAATGTGGATGGAACTGATTTTGCCGAGGCTGTAAATAGCCTTGATCCGGAAGAAACACTATTTATTATCTCCTCCAAAAGCTTTGCTACCACTGAAACAATGGCCAATGCCTATACTGCTCGAACCTGGCTTCTCAATCACCTCAAAGATAGTAAGGCAATAAGTAAACATTTTGTAGCAGTTTCCACCAATATTCGCCAGGTACAAGAATTTGGTATTGCACCTGAAAATATGTTTGTCTTCTGGGATTGGGTTGGTGGTCGATACTCACTTTGTTCGGCAATTGGTCTTTCAACTATGATTGCCATTGGTCCGGAGAATTTTTATTCCTTACTGGAAGGTTTTCACCAGATGGATGAACATTTTCACCACACCCCCCTGGAAAGAAACATACCTGTGCTCATGGCACTATTAGGTATCTGGTATAATAACTTCTTTGGAGCACAAACTACCACAGTCCTTCCCTATGAGCAATATCTAAAACTCTTTCCTGCTTATCTTCAACAATTAACTATGGAGAGTAATGGTAAAAATATTGACATTGAAGGCAGAAAGGTTTCTTATCAGACTGGACCAATTTACTGGGGAGAGGTTGGTACCAAAGGACAGCATTCTTTCTATCAATTAATTCACCAAGGAACCAAACTTATTCCCTGTGATTTTATTACTTTTTTAACACCATTACATAAAATAGGTAATCATCATGAACTTCTTATTTCTAATGTATATGCTCAGGCGGAGGCACTGGCTTTCGGTAAGGTAGAGGAAAAGTTAAGGGAAGAAGGAGTGAGCAAAGAGCTAATTCCTTATCGAACTTTTGAAGGAAATCGTCCTTCCAGTATAATAATGTTAAATAAGTTGACACCTGCTAACTTAGGCAAACTAATTGCTTTATATGAGCATACTGTCTTTACCCAGGGAGTAATCTGGAAAATTAATTCCTTTGATCAATGGGGAGTAGAATTGGGTAAGATATTGGCTGCTAAAATCGCAAGAGAACTTAAGGATCCCACTATACCAGAATTATATCATGATAGCTCTACCAATCAACTTATTCGGAAATACTGGAAAAGAAAAGAATGA
- a CDS encoding Hsp20/alpha crystallin family protein gives MGREENLVPSYGFVNQKDELVAIIELPGVDQKDIKISLSDNNLTVQEEIEQDKDMKREDYYCCERAYGKFSRRIFYL, from the coding sequence ATGGGAAGAGAGGAGAATCTGGTCCCCAGCTATGGATTTGTTAACCAGAAAGATGAATTAGTGGCTATAATTGAACTTCCAGGAGTTGACCAAAAGGACATAAAGATTTCTCTCAGTGATAATAATCTTACTGTACAAGAAGAGATTGAGCAGGACAAAGATATGAAAAGGGAAGATTATTACTGCTGTGAAAGAGCCTATGGCAAGTTTTCCAGAAGGATTTTTTACCTGTAG
- a CDS encoding TraB/GumN family protein, with product MVNNEDIHHISFDNKDIFLIGTAHISKASAETVRNFISEEKPDSVCIELCQSRFQSITDPDKWKNMDIITIIKQKKALLLLVNLILSAFQKRLARQLGLNPGQEMIEAIQVAKENNINLVLADRDIQITFTRIWKKLGFFGKLRLFFMLLLSIFNKEDISEEEIERLKSEDVLTAALNDLAISFPRLKNTLIDERDQYLSEKIRNAPGGKIVAVVGAGHIPGIKKEIYKDHDLNSLTYIPKSAAWIKLILWAIPIAIILIVISTFRISTPSGINQVSQWLIWNGSLAALGTVMAAAHPLSILTAFLAAPITSLNPLLAAGWFAGIVEAIMRKPKVEDFENLGNITTFGDFFRNRVTKILLVVALANLGSSVGTFIGGAKVIQIFIDTVFS from the coding sequence TTGGTAAACAATGAAGATATTCATCATATCTCTTTTGATAATAAAGATATTTTTTTAATCGGTACCGCTCATATTTCCAAAGCAAGCGCTGAAACGGTAAGAAATTTTATTTCTGAAGAAAAACCAGATTCCGTATGCATAGAGTTATGCCAGTCACGTTTTCAATCCATTACCGATCCAGATAAATGGAAAAATATGGATATTATTACCATTATCAAACAAAAAAAAGCGCTATTATTGCTGGTCAATCTAATACTTTCTGCCTTTCAGAAAAGACTGGCTCGTCAGTTAGGTCTTAATCCAGGACAGGAAATGATTGAGGCTATACAAGTAGCTAAAGAGAATAATATTAACCTGGTTTTGGCAGACCGCGATATTCAGATAACCTTCACCAGAATATGGAAAAAGCTGGGTTTTTTCGGTAAATTAAGACTATTTTTTATGTTATTACTTAGTATATTCAACAAGGAAGATATCTCGGAAGAAGAAATTGAAAGGTTAAAATCTGAAGATGTACTTACAGCTGCTTTAAATGACTTAGCCATTTCTTTCCCTCGTTTAAAGAACACCTTGATTGATGAACGTGATCAATATCTATCAGAAAAAATAAGGAATGCTCCTGGTGGGAAAATAGTTGCCGTAGTTGGTGCTGGACATATACCTGGCATTAAAAAAGAAATATATAAAGATCATGATCTAAATTCATTGACCTATATTCCCAAGAGTGCTGCTTGGATAAAATTGATTTTATGGGCTATTCCTATTGCTATTATCTTAATTGTAATTTCTACCTTTAGAATATCTACCCCCAGTGGAATAAATCAAGTCTCACAGTGGCTAATCTGGAATGGCTCTTTAGCTGCTCTTGGAACTGTAATGGCTGCTGCACACCCTCTTTCTATTCTAACTGCCTTTTTGGCAGCACCTATTACCTCTTTGAATCCATTATTGGCAGCAGGTTGGTTTGCTGGTATCGTAGAAGCAATTATGAGAAAACCAAAGGTAGAAGATTTTGAAAACTTAGGAAATATTACCACCTTTGGTGATTTCTTTCGCAACCGGGTTACCAAAATACTTTTAGTTGTTGCTTTAGCCAACCTCGGCAGTTCGGTTGGTACTTTTATTGGCGGTGCTAAAGTAATTCAAATATTTATTGATACAGTATTTTCTTAG
- a CDS encoding flavin reductase family protein, producing the protein MKKSIGAKTFLAAVPVLIIGSYDQNGKPNLMACAWGGICCSNPPCVNISLRKATYSYHNIISRKAFTVNILFSDRVKEADFYGIVSGRNYNKFEKTRITPVKSDIVDAPYGKEFPIVLECKVIQNIEIGLHTEFIGEIMDVKVEESLLDEDGKVIMEKLDPILYTPVIAAYFAHGKYIGRGYTLGKDIAS; encoded by the coding sequence ATGAAAAAATCAATAGGAGCAAAAACATTCTTAGCTGCGGTTCCGGTTTTGATTATAGGTAGTTATGATCAGAATGGAAAACCAAATTTAATGGCTTGTGCTTGGGGAGGTATCTGTTGTTCTAATCCTCCTTGTGTCAATATATCTTTGAGAAAAGCTACCTATTCTTATCATAATATTATTTCTCGCAAGGCTTTTACTGTTAATATTCTCTTTAGTGATAGGGTAAAAGAAGCAGATTTTTATGGTATTGTATCTGGTCGTAATTATAATAAATTTGAAAAAACCAGAATTACTCCAGTGAAGAGTGATATAGTGGATGCTCCTTATGGGAAGGAGTTTCCAATAGTTCTGGAGTGTAAAGTCATTCAGAACATCGAAATAGGATTACATACTGAATTTATAGGAGAAATAATGGATGTTAAAGTAGAAGAAAGTCTGCTTGATGAGGATGGAAAGGTGATTATGGAAAAGTTAGATCCAATCCTTTATACTCCTGTAATAGCAGCATATTTTGCTCACGGTAAGTATATTGGTCGAGGCTATACTTTAGGTAAAGACATTGCTTCATAA
- a CDS encoding outer membrane lipoprotein-sorting protein, which produces MSYYKRYSHILFLLILILFLNGNVCAEQFTADEIIDKVKENQIEYENSKTQAEMIIIDKNGKAEEREIIMYEKEENDKINILMRFVSPKNVEGVTLLSTENGDKIYVYMPAYQKPRRIAGSSKKENFMGTDFSYEDLGMDYQSEDYQKELKEETETQYLIEVIPADEDISYSKFLLYVNKEQFYVEKVEFYNLEEQLTKTLEIKEVKFDSNNKITPIKIELTNIIDNHKTTMNIKEIEYDLELAGDFFSIRTMQKPRL; this is translated from the coding sequence ATGAGTTATTATAAAAGATATTCTCATATTTTATTTTTACTTATTCTCATTCTTTTTCTGAATGGTAATGTCTGCGCTGAACAGTTCACTGCTGATGAGATTATCGATAAAGTCAAAGAAAATCAGATTGAATATGAAAACAGTAAAACACAGGCAGAAATGATTATCATCGATAAAAATGGAAAGGCAGAAGAAAGAGAAATAATAATGTATGAGAAAGAAGAAAATGACAAAATAAACATATTAATGCGTTTTGTATCGCCAAAAAATGTAGAGGGCGTTACTCTATTAAGTACTGAAAATGGAGATAAAATATATGTCTACATGCCTGCCTATCAAAAACCTAGAAGAATTGCCGGTTCCTCTAAAAAAGAAAACTTTATGGGAACTGATTTTTCCTACGAAGATTTGGGCATGGACTATCAAAGTGAAGATTACCAAAAGGAACTCAAAGAAGAGACGGAAACCCAATATTTAATTGAAGTGATTCCTGCTGATGAAGATATATCCTATAGCAAGTTTTTACTTTATGTTAATAAAGAGCAATTTTATGTCGAAAAAGTAGAATTTTATAATTTAGAAGAGCAACTTACCAAGACACTGGAAATTAAAGAAGTTAAATTTGATAGTAATAATAAAATTACACCAATAAAAATAGAATTAACCAATATTATAGATAATCATAAAACTACTATGAATATTAAGGAAATTGAATATGACCTGGAACTGGCTGGTGACTTTTTTTCTATTCGCACCATGCAAAAACCAAGATTATAA
- a CDS encoding MMPL family transporter — protein MNKLAQFISKHAIIIIIFVALVTLFGITQIQKLKVEDDITKYLAENDPEILFYQEISDKFGKFDENITLVSLEYQELFTLENLQNFKLISDQLENSDYILSVNSFLNMPNIIASDYGIEVRDFVEVFPETEKEVQELKKTALEDDMLKGTYLSNDGKVALLMIESQGNIDGSLLRKDLEGIINKYKGNIEHIEFFGLPIMEVQITEMALDNMSLAFTATIVVLALLFYCFRSIQGTFLPISIALLTSFWLLSSVASSGKAVTIVISAIPVLMIALVTAYGIHFISRYYEERQLFTPQEAIRKTIVSVFTPILMSALTTIAGFASLTTVVIRPMTEFGIFATIGIFAAFLLTIFLLGAIFSIFIPKKVPQNFSYQANDLVTKILKIIAQSIFHKKSLILGIIIITIVISSFFILQVKPDSSIESRLGVNNPITKSMNYFKEKFGGVDFLYIYLTSDNVKHPYVLRSMDKIQNYASQLSSLSQPSSITTFLAQLNNAMENKKIIPANSDKIDNLWFFTGDNEYINSMLADENRSTIIQIRAREMTSLAVDSAIQEIEKFIQNIPDRVRKVDVSSLSAQEQEQYLPYIVQDIISSWQANGMEINEDIKRELYEELIQIAKMPIENFYYPTNEFIAKILQISILELEDLGISTSEMQPTLLKYLESHSRDNQFIDYFAQELDLYLDDAQYLKEILDSSLTIVGEREKIRYARTQIEHILKNQLEQKSSEYLWYLTDEYAYLPDEQGDIHFAYRLTGIPVIINEVNYSVFQGQIKSMVIAFVIVFILLVLQFSSLLIGLMAMIPIACTVLTAFGIMGIAKISLNIGTMMVASISIGAGIDYTIHFINRYRQELTKYKNEPTQAMKNTLTGTGRAVVFNSLSVAAGAFVLTLSEIDMISEFAGLIGSVMLISVVYTLLLLPLLLHLITFKISEKL, from the coding sequence ATGAACAAATTAGCACAGTTTATTAGCAAGCACGCTATAATAATTATAATATTTGTAGCACTTGTAACGCTCTTTGGTATAACCCAAATTCAAAAACTAAAAGTAGAAGACGATATCACTAAATACCTTGCAGAAAACGATCCAGAAATACTTTTTTATCAAGAAATTTCCGATAAGTTTGGTAAATTTGATGAAAACATTACTTTAGTCTCTCTGGAATATCAGGAATTATTCACCTTAGAAAACCTACAGAACTTTAAATTAATATCCGATCAATTAGAAAATTCTGACTATATCCTATCTGTTAATTCTTTTTTAAATATGCCTAACATCATTGCTTCAGATTATGGCATCGAAGTGAGAGATTTTGTGGAAGTTTTCCCTGAAACCGAAAAAGAAGTACAAGAGCTGAAAAAAACTGCCCTGGAAGATGATATGTTAAAGGGAACTTATCTCTCCAACGATGGTAAAGTTGCTTTACTCATGATAGAATCCCAAGGCAATATCGATGGATCTCTTTTAAGGAAAGACCTGGAAGGCATTATAAATAAGTATAAAGGCAACATAGAACATATAGAATTTTTTGGACTACCAATTATGGAAGTACAAATCACCGAAATGGCTCTTGACAATATGTCTTTAGCCTTCACTGCCACTATAGTGGTATTGGCTCTTCTTTTTTACTGTTTTAGGAGCATACAAGGAACTTTCTTACCAATTTCTATAGCCCTACTTACCTCTTTCTGGCTTTTAAGTTCGGTTGCCTCATCAGGTAAAGCTGTTACTATTGTGATTTCGGCCATTCCAGTTTTGATGATTGCCCTGGTGACAGCATATGGCATTCATTTTATCAGTCGCTATTACGAAGAAAGACAGCTTTTTACCCCTCAGGAAGCAATTAGAAAAACTATCGTTTCGGTTTTTACTCCCATTCTAATGAGTGCCCTTACTACTATTGCTGGTTTTGCTTCATTAACTACTGTGGTTATAAGACCTATGACTGAATTTGGTATCTTTGCTACTATTGGCATTTTTGCAGCTTTCCTCCTAACAATATTTTTATTAGGAGCAATTTTTAGCATTTTCATACCTAAGAAAGTTCCCCAAAATTTCTCTTATCAAGCTAATGATCTGGTAACCAAAATACTGAAAATTATTGCTCAATCAATTTTCCATAAGAAAAGCTTAATTTTAGGAATTATTATTATTACCATTGTTATCTCGAGCTTTTTTATCTTGCAGGTAAAACCAGATTCGTCTATTGAAAGCAGATTGGGAGTTAACAATCCCATCACCAAGTCTATGAACTATTTCAAGGAAAAATTTGGTGGAGTTGACTTTCTCTATATTTATCTAACATCAGATAATGTTAAACATCCCTATGTTCTAAGAAGTATGGATAAAATCCAAAATTATGCCAGTCAACTTTCCTCTCTGTCCCAACCTTCTTCTATTACTACTTTTTTAGCTCAGCTCAATAATGCTATGGAAAATAAAAAAATTATTCCAGCTAATTCCGACAAAATCGATAATCTATGGTTTTTTACCGGTGATAATGAGTATATAAACTCTATGCTGGCTGATGAAAACAGGTCTACTATAATACAGATTCGCGCCCGAGAAATGACTTCCTTGGCAGTAGATAGTGCTATTCAGGAAATAGAAAAATTTATCCAGAATATTCCCGATAGAGTTAGGAAAGTAGATGTATCTTCATTATCGGCACAGGAGCAGGAACAATACTTACCCTATATTGTTCAAGATATCATTTCTTCCTGGCAAGCCAATGGTATGGAAATTAATGAAGATATAAAGCGAGAGTTATACGAAGAATTAATTCAAATTGCCAAAATGCCCATAGAAAACTTTTATTATCCCACAAATGAATTTATAGCAAAAATTTTGCAGATATCAATACTTGAACTGGAAGATCTAGGTATATCAACCAGTGAAATGCAGCCTACTCTCTTAAAGTACCTTGAAAGCCATTCTCGGGATAACCAATTTATAGATTACTTTGCGCAAGAATTAGACCTTTACTTGGATGATGCTCAGTATTTAAAAGAAATCCTTGATAGTTCTTTAACGATTGTTGGGGAACGGGAAAAAATTAGATATGCCAGAACACAGATTGAACATATTCTGAAGAATCAATTAGAACAGAAGAGTTCTGAGTATTTATGGTATCTTACTGATGAATATGCCTATCTGCCTGATGAACAGGGAGATATTCATTTTGCCTATCGATTAACTGGCATTCCAGTTATTATTAATGAAGTGAATTATAGTGTTTTTCAAGGACAGATAAAAAGTATGGTAATTGCGTTTGTAATAGTTTTCATTTTATTAGTATTGCAATTCAGTTCCTTATTAATAGGGTTAATGGCTATGATTCCTATTGCCTGTACCGTTTTAACTGCTTTTGGTATAATGGGTATAGCGAAAATTTCGCTTAATATTGGTACTATGATGGTAGCCAGCATATCGATAGGAGCAGGAATTGATTACACCATTCACTTTATTAACCGCTATAGACAGGAATTAACTAAATATAAAAATGAACCAACTCAAGCAATGAAAAACACTTTAACTGGTACAGGAAGAGCTGTTGTCTTTAATTCTTTATCTGTAGCAGCAGGAGCATTTGTTCTAACACTCTCAGAAATTGACATGATTTCCGAATTCGCCGGATTAATAGGTAGCGTTATGCTGATAAGTGTGGTCTATACTCTTCTTTTATTACCTTTGCTTTTACATCTTATTACTTTTAAAATCTCAGAAAAGCTTTAA
- a CDS encoding TetR/AcrR family transcriptional regulator, whose product MTKNKVWSLGKKIMIEKKNNPIKKRILTTARKYFFTQGYSKATMDELATELHMSKKTLYQFFNSKQFLLESVIYDFFQDFHNKINKIIRTKKNRRIGVLKQFMSLVQAQISQFNIWAFEDIRKNNPRAWLIINQLEEKLINSELRKLLQEGKKEGTVCQDIDLDLIVLMILNTIKSVVIPEVVSQLSYSTEEVIDMLARIVMHGISSPGNAIDL is encoded by the coding sequence ATGACTAAAAATAAAGTTTGGAGTCTCGGAAAAAAAATAATGATAGAAAAAAAGAATAATCCCATAAAAAAAAGAATACTTACTACTGCCAGGAAATATTTTTTTACCCAGGGCTACTCAAAGGCAACCATGGATGAGTTAGCTACTGAACTCCATATGAGTAAAAAAACCCTTTATCAATTTTTTAATAGTAAACAATTTTTACTGGAATCAGTTATCTATGACTTTTTCCAGGATTTTCATAATAAGATAAATAAAATTATCAGAACTAAAAAAAATAGGAGAATAGGCGTACTAAAACAGTTTATGTCTTTAGTGCAGGCTCAGATTTCCCAATTTAACATATGGGCTTTTGAAGATATTCGAAAAAATAATCCCCGAGCATGGCTTATAATAAACCAGTTGGAGGAAAAACTAATTAATAGTGAATTAAGAAAGCTGTTACAGGAAGGGAAGAAAGAAGGGACAGTTTGTCAGGATATCGATCTTGATCTTATTGTCCTAATGATTCTTAATACCATTAAATCTGTTGTTATTCCGGAAGTAGTATCACAACTATCTTACTCTACCGAAGAGGTTATTGATATGCTGGCTAGAATAGTTATGCATGGTATTTCTAGTCCCGGGAATGCAATAGACTTATAG
- a CDS encoding DUF6485 family protein: MKCNMDQNKKNCTCTYISCSRRGRCCECLNYHWEMIELPGCLFPPEIEKTYDRSLKKFVEIYRD, from the coding sequence ATGAAATGTAACATGGACCAGAATAAGAAAAACTGTACCTGTACCTATATATCTTGTTCTCGAAGGGGAAGGTGCTGTGAATGTCTCAACTATCATTGGGAAATGATTGAGTTACCTGGATGCCTCTTTCCCCCGGAAATTGAAAAAACTTATGATCGTTCTTTAAAGAAATTTGTTGAAATATATAGGGATTAG
- the elbB gene encoding isoprenoid biosynthesis glyoxalase ElbB, with the protein MKNIGVVLSGCGVEDGSEIHEATLTLYFLDKSGAKVQCFAPRIAQWHIIDHFTGKVQEEEQRQVLAESARISRGEIKDLSQAEINSLDGLIFPGGFGAAKNLCDYALKGENCQVNKEVEKIIQAMHKEGKPQGFICIAPVLAAKILGMFHPRLTIGEDPSTARILEQWGAKHVISRVDEIVYDPQQKIVSTAAYMLGPTISKIAVGIEKLVLKIMEA; encoded by the coding sequence ATGAAAAATATTGGTGTTGTCTTATCAGGCTGTGGTGTAGAGGACGGTAGTGAAATTCATGAAGCAACACTAACTTTATATTTTCTGGATAAGTCTGGTGCTAAAGTGCAATGTTTTGCACCCAGAATAGCACAATGGCATATTATTGATCATTTTACCGGGAAAGTACAGGAAGAAGAACAACGACAGGTATTGGCAGAATCAGCTCGCATATCTAGAGGAGAAATTAAGGATTTATCACAGGCAGAAATCAACTCACTGGATGGATTAATATTTCCAGGAGGATTTGGAGCAGCAAAAAATCTATGTGACTATGCTTTGAAAGGCGAAAACTGTCAGGTTAATAAAGAAGTGGAGAAAATTATTCAGGCGATGCATAAAGAAGGTAAACCACAGGGATTTATTTGTATTGCCCCTGTTTTAGCAGCTAAGATTTTAGGTATGTTTCATCCTCGATTAACTATTGGAGAAGATCCCTCTACTGCTCGGATTTTAGAGCAGTGGGGAGCAAAGCATGTAATTTCCAGGGTAGATGAAATTGTATATGACCCCCAACAAAAAATTGTATCTACAGCCGCTTATATGTTAGGCCCAACTATATCTAAGATTGCTGTCGGGATTGAAAAGCTGGTGTTAAAGATTATGGAGGCTTAA
- the rpoZ gene encoding DNA-directed RNA polymerase subunit omega, which translates to MGKNDNLDNKYLLTMMVAKRAKQLNQGFKALVETNEKNIRLTALKEIREGKVYQRREEE; encoded by the coding sequence TTGGGGAAAAATGACAATTTAGACAATAAATATCTCTTGACTATGATGGTAGCTAAAAGGGCAAAACAACTAAATCAAGGATTTAAAGCGTTGGTGGAAACAAATGAGAAAAACATTCGGCTGACAGCATTAAAGGAAATAAGAGAAGGAAAGGTATATCAAAGAAGGGAAGAGGAGTAA